From Apium graveolens cultivar Ventura chromosome 9, ASM990537v1, whole genome shotgun sequence, the proteins below share one genomic window:
- the LOC141683196 gene encoding calcium-transporting ATPase 12, plasma membrane-type yields MVSTVILPRDYSTLILNISTQTLTKAQKRWRVAFVAIYFSRGMLSVARELVPKKTDYHPIPEIIATPSYTVLHIEPNVKDEQDGKHADKTENPHGYPGFEAIDKIKLNEMMKNKDLEELRRVGDVEGLTSALQTDPENGIQGNEQDVSQRRNTFGPNTYQKPPPKGLLFHIVEAFKDTTILILLVCAALSLAFGIREDGLKEGWYEGGSIFVAVFLVVAVSAASNFRQERQFQKLSKISDNIILDVMRGGRRQKISIFDIVVGDVVLLGIGDQIPADGLFLNGHSLQVDESSMTGESDHVEVDHVQNPFLISGSKVADGYARMLVISVGRHTAWGEMMSSINHDSKEQTPLQARLDKLTSSIGKVGLVVAFLVLTVMLARYFTGNTEDDDGKREYNGSKTEVNDIINSVLRIVSAAVTIVVVAIPEGLPLAVTLTLAYSMKRMMADQAMVRKLSACETMGSATVICTDKTGTLTMNQMKVTKFWLGQENMGEDYSDAISPEVAELFHQGVGLNTTGSVYKPVSGSIPEYSGSPTEKAILSWAVLKLGMDMEELKQNSTIIHIETFNSEKKRSGVMASKKADNTIHVHWKGAAEMVLAMCSHYYQSNGVVKLISEYERTQFEKIIEGMAASSLRCIAFAHKKIQEEDMQHDEGTSKIKLKEDGLTLLGIVGLKDPCRPGAKHAIQTCRSAGVDIKMITGDNVFTAKAIATECGILGPDQQVSSGEVVEGIEFRNYTPEERMKKVDYIRVMARSSPFDKLLMVQCLKQKGHVVAVTGDGTNDAPALKEADIGLSMGIQGTEVAKESSDIVILDDDFASVATVLRWGRCVYNNIQKFIQFQLTVNVAALVINFVASVSAGEVPLTTVQLLWVNLIMDTLGALALATERPTNELMHNPPVGRTEPLITNIMWRNLLAQAIYQITILLTLQFKGKSIFDVNETVKNTLIFNTFVLCQVFNEFNARKLEKKNVFAGILKNHLFLGIIAVTIILQVVMVEFLKKFADTERLNWGQWGACIAIAALSWPLGYLVKFIPVGKRPFLSYLKRPD; encoded by the coding sequence ATGGTGAGCACAGTCATTTTACCTAGAGACTATTCCACTCTTATACTTAACATAAGCACCCAAACACTTACCAAAGCACAAAAAAGATGGCGAGTTGCGTTTGTAGCCATTTATTTCTCGAGGGGCATGCTCTCCGTAGCCAGAGAGTTGGTTCCGAAGAAAACAGATTATCATCCCATTCCAGAAATTATAGCCACCCCTTCTTACACTGTTCTCCACATTGAACCCAATGTCAAAGATGAGCAGGATGGTAAGCATGCTGATAAAACAGAAAATCCGCATGGATATCCTGGCTTTGAAGCCATAGACAAAATAAAGCTTAACGAAATGATGAAAAACAAAGATTTGGAAGAGCTTCGCAGAGTAGGGGATGTTGAGGGCTTAACCAGTGCTCTTCAAACTGATCCTGAAAATGGAATCCAAGGCAATGAACAAGATGTTAGCCAACGACGCAACACATTTGGTCCAAATACTTATCAGAAGCCACCACCGAAAGGGCTACTTTTCCATATTGTAGAGGCTTTTAAAGACACAACCATTCTCATCTTGCTGGTATGTGCTGCTCTTTCTCTTGCGTTCGGCATCAGAGAAGATGGTTTGAAGGAAGGTTGGTATGAGGGAGGTAGTATATTTGTTGCAGTCTTTCTTGTAGTTGCTGTATCAGCTGCTAGTAACTTCAGACAAGAGAGACAAtttcaaaaattatcaaaaataagTGATAACATTATTTTAGATGTTATGAGAGGTGGAAGGAGGCAAAAGATATCCATCTTCGACATTGTAGTTGGAGATGTTGTGCTCTTGGGAATTGGAGATCAAATACCTGCAGATGGATTGTTCTTGAACGGACATTCTCTACAAGTAGACGAATCAAGCATGACAGGAGAGAGCGACCATGTAGAAGTGGACCATGTGCAAAACCCATTCCTGATTTCAGGTTCCAAAGTGGCAGATGGGTATGCTCGTATGCTAGTGATATCAGTTGGGAGGCATACTGCTTGGGGCGAGATGATGAGCTCAATAAACCATGATTCCAAGGAACAGACACCATTACAAGCTCGACTTGACAAATTGACATCATCTATTGGGAAGGTCGGCCTTGTTGTTGCTTTTCTTGTACTGACAGTTATGTTGGCTCGTTACTTTACAGGAAATACGGAAGATGATGATGGGAAACGGGAATATAATGGTAGCAAAACCGAAGTAAATGACATAATTAATTCTGTTTTACGTATTGTATCTGCTGCAGTCACTATAGTAGTGGTAGCAATTCCTGAAGGGCTTCCATTGGCAGTTACACTCACGCTAGCATACTCCATGAAAAGAATGATGGCTGATCAGGCAATGGTCAGGAAGCTATCAGCTTGTGAAACTATGGGCTCGGCCACAGTTATTTGCACTGACAAAACAGGCACATTGACAATGAATCAAATGAAAGTAACAAAGTTTTGGCTTGGACAAGAAAACATGGGAGAAGATTATTCTGATGCAATTTCACCAGAAGTTGCTGAGTTATTTCACCAAGGAGTTGGTTTAAACACCACAGGAAGCGTTTACAAACCAGTTTCGGGAAGTATACCGGAGTATTCTGGCAGTCCAACTGAAAAGGCAATTCTCTCTTGGGCTGTCCTGAAATTGGGCATGGATATGGAAGAATTGAAGCAAAACTCTACTATTATTCATATAGAAACATTTAATTCAGAGAAGAAACGGAGTGGTGTTATGGCCAGTAAGAAAGCTGATAACACCATTCATGTACACTGGAAAGGAGCTGCTGAGATGGTCCTAGCAATGTGTTCACATTATTATCAGAGCAATGGAGTTGTAAAGTTAATAAGTGAATATGAAAGAACACAGTTTGAGAAGATAATCGAAGGAATGGCAGCAAGTAGCCTCCGCTGCATTGCTTTTGCTCATAAAAAAATACAGGAGGAAGACATGCAACACGACGAAGGGACAAGCAAGATAAAGCTAAAAGAAGATGGGTTAACCTTGCTAGGAATTGTTGGTCTAAAGGATCCATGCAGACCTGGAGCTAAACATGCCATTCAAACATGCAGATCTGCTGGGGTCGATATCAAGATGATCACTGGAGACAATGTTTTCACAGCAAAAGCTATTGCAACGGAGTGCGGAATACTTGGGCCTGACCAGCAAGTTAGTAGTGGGGAAGTGGTAGAAGGCATCGAGTTCCGTAACTACACACCTGAGGAGAGAATGAAGAAAGTCGACTATATACGTGTTATGGCAAGGTCGTCTCCATTCGACAAGCTTCTGATGGTACAATGCTTGAAACAGAAAGGACATGTGGTTGCTGTCACAGGAGATGGAACAAATGATGCACCAGCCTTAAAAGAAGCTGATATTGGACTTTCCATGGGAATTCAAGGCACAGAGGTAGCCAAAGAAAGCTCCGATATCGTTATACTAGATGATGATTTCGCCTCGGTGGCCACTGTTTTGAGGTGGGGGCGATGTGTATACAACAATATCCAGAAATTTATTCAATTTCAACTCACTGTAAATGTTGCAGCTCTTGTCATTAACTTTGTTGCATCAGTTTCTGCTGGTGAAGTTCCCCTAACGACAGTCCAACTGCTGTGGGTGAACCTCATTATGGACACACTAGGTGCGTTAGCACTTGCTACTGAGCGGCCTACAAATGAGCTAATGCACAATCCACCCGTGGGTCGGACTGAACCTCTCATAACAAATATCATGTGGAGAAACCTATTAGCACAAGCTATATACCAAATAACAATCCTCCTGACTTTGCAGTTCAAGGGCAAGTCAATATTTGATGTGAACGAGACGGTCAAGAACACTCTGATCTTCAACACTTTTGTACTTTGCCAAGTCTTTAATGAATTCAATGCAAGGAAATTGGAAAAGAAGAACGTCTTTGCAGGAATACTTAAAAACCATCTGTTTTTAGGGATCATTGCAGTAACAATCATTCTTCAGGTTGTGATGGTAGAATTCCTCAAGAAATTTGCAGACACGGAGAGATTGAATTGGGGGCAATGGGGCGCTTGTATTGCCATTGCAGCTTTATCTTGGCCACTTGGTTATCTTGTAAAGTTCATACCTGTTGGAAAGAGACCATTCCTCAGCTATCTTAAAAGACCAGATTGA